The genome window AGAATTGAAGAATGGAGTTCGTGAGGTGTTGAGGAGGTTGAGCTCATACTTATCGAGGAAAGAATCGATGGAGATGGTGAAGAGGAGGATGAATATCTATGAAAGGTATTTGCCACTCATCGCAAGGTTCTCTACTGAGTTGAGTGGTGCGAAGAGGCTCCCACGGTATAGGAAGTTGATCGGTGAGGGTGAAACGCATAGTGAATCGTAAGGGGCAGGTAAAGATCAGCCAGAAGAAGGATGAAGTCAAGCGCCAACTTAAAGAGTTGGGTGAAACGATCTACCGATCTTTGGATGATGGTCACTTTCCCGAATTAACCTTCCCCAGCCGATCTGTAAGGAATATCGTTTACAATGAAGAATTGAAACAGTACGTATTAGGGAAGAGTATGGTGCGTAGATCATCACAGAATATTAAACATATTCGACCTTTCACCCAACTTATATGGCTCGCCTCCTTCGTAAATAAGTTGATAGAGGAAGGGAAGACATCTACGCTCCGAGATGTCTTTTACTCTTCCCAGGCGTATGGTATAGACTTCACCGATCAGAATGAGTCTGATGAGATGATAACCGATCTTGAAGTGGTGTTGGGGAGGGCACGAGAGGACTTCAATGTATACCCTGAAGAGCGTTCGGCGATCTTCGGCGATCTCACCATCGAGTATACAGTACCGGGTTATGAAGGGAAGAGGCTCAACCTGGCTTCACACCCAGATGGCTACCTGATAGGCCCGAGCCTCAGCACGGCAGAGTTTATAGATACATCTGCCGAGATGGTGATAGCTGTTGAGAAAGGAGGTCTATTCACAAGGTTCGTAGAGGAGAATGTTCCGAAGAGGTTTAAGGCGTTGGTTATCGATACTGCAGGCCAACCTCCACGTTCTACACGCTATATGCTAAGGAGGTTGAACCAAGAGCTGGGTTTACCTGTATATATTTTAACGGACGGTGATGTATATGGTGAGCATATCGCGATGGTCATCATCTCGGGCTCGGCGAACGCTGCCCATTTAAGAGAATTGACCGTACCATCTGCCAAATGGATCGGGATCTGGGGCTCAGATATCATAAAGTACAAACTTCCGAGCGTCCGGCTCACCGAGGC of Nitrososphaerales archaeon contains these proteins:
- a CDS encoding DNA topoisomerase IV subunit A — encoded protein: MNRKGQVKISQKKDEVKRQLKELGETIYRSLDDGHFPELTFPSRSVRNIVYNEELKQYVLGKSMVRRSSQNIKHIRPFTQLIWLASFVNKLIEEGKTSTLRDVFYSSQAYGIDFTDQNESDEMITDLEVVLGRAREDFNVYPEERSAIFGDLTIEYTVPGYEGKRLNLASHPDGYLIGPSLSTAEFIDTSAEMVIAVEKGGLFTRFVEENVPKRFKALVIDTAGQPPRSTRYMLRRLNQELGLPVYILTDGDVYGEHIAMVIISGSANAAHLRELTVPSAKWIGIWGSDIIKYKLPSVRLTEADIKRIYELKKDPRYKGDIWQRELDTFLRIKRKSELEAFSKYGLTTITDKYLPEKLDEAKSL